One window of the Fusobacterium animalis 7_1 genome contains the following:
- a CDS encoding helix-turn-helix domain-containing protein produces MERPGYYGILPASVRYDKKLKPMEKIMYSELTALSNKNGYCNATNSYFAELYEVGKNTVSLWISDLEKAGYIKTKLIYETGTKIIKERRIYISDPITKNNDTYHEKEVDPITKNNDTPITKNREDNNTSINNTRLIITNNNNLENIIEDQEQEEKVVVNSNGALQQEIKMLLGVRKIKPYDIIKLNKPIERIKFVIDFCNKNNKADGYLFKALKDDWELKEVQQEEKPCYFTKPKEAYKELV; encoded by the coding sequence ATGGAAAGACCAGGATATTATGGAATATTACCAGCAAGTGTAAGATATGATAAAAAATTAAAACCTATGGAAAAGATAATGTATTCAGAATTAACTGCATTATCTAATAAAAATGGTTACTGTAATGCAACAAATTCTTATTTTGCAGAATTATATGAAGTTGGTAAAAATACAGTTAGTTTATGGATAAGTGATTTAGAGAAAGCAGGATATATAAAAACAAAATTAATATATGAAACTGGAACTAAAATTATAAAAGAAAGAAGAATATATATTTCAGACCCTATCACGAAAAATAATGATACCTATCACGAAAAAGAAGTAGACCCTATCACGAAAAATAATGATACCCCTATCACGAAAAATCGTGAGGATAATAATACAAGTATTAATAATACAAGATTAATAATAACTAACAATAATAATTTAGAAAATATAATAGAGGACCAGGAGCAAGAAGAAAAAGTTGTTGTTAATTCTAATGGAGCATTACAACAAGAGATAAAAATGCTCTTAGGAGTAAGAAAAATCAAGCCATATGACATTATAAAACTCAATAAACCTATTGAGCGTATTAAATTTGTCATAGATTTTTGTAATAAGAATAATAAAGCAGATGGCTATTTATTCAAGGCTTTAAAAGATGATTGGGAGTTAAAAGAAGTCCAGCAAGAAGAAAAGCCTTGTTATTTTACTAAGCCAAAAGAAGCATATAAGGAGCTGGTGTAA
- a CDS encoding XRE family transcriptional regulator, which translates to MKEKDYELSEEKAKEIGNFLKNRREELGYSTNQMLMKTDIDKSDISRIENGKKRKLNPIYLKKLAKALKLDIIELFKMVGFLDEDIEIHTKKESFEIKNAMRKIIYLPVYGKASAGNGYLNLEQEIYKMPILDEDFPDGCFFVKIEGNSMEPTIIEGEFALVNPNDIEYEKNKIYVVTYDDESFIKRMVVDEKTGIVILKSDNKEYDDILIDIEKQEYLKINGRVIKIVSSRKPI; encoded by the coding sequence ATGAAAGAAAAAGATTATGAATTATCAGAAGAAAAAGCAAAAGAAATTGGAAATTTTTTAAAAAATAGAAGAGAAGAACTAGGTTATAGTACCAATCAAATGCTTATGAAAACTGATATTGATAAATCAGATATTTCAAGAATAGAAAATGGTAAAAAGAGAAAACTTAATCCTATTTACTTAAAAAAGTTAGCAAAAGCGTTAAAGTTAGATATAATTGAATTATTTAAAATGGTGGGTTTTTTAGATGAAGATATAGAAATACATACAAAGAAAGAAAGTTTTGAAATAAAAAATGCTATGAGAAAAATCATTTATTTACCTGTATATGGTAAAGCTAGTGCAGGAAATGGGTATTTAAACTTAGAACAAGAAATATATAAAATGCCTATTTTAGATGAAGATTTTCCAGATGGATGTTTTTTTGTAAAAATAGAGGGTAACAGTATGGAGCCGACTATTATTGAAGGAGAATTTGCTTTGGTTAATCCTAATGATATTGAATATGAAAAAAATAAAATATATGTTGTAACTTATGATGATGAAAGTTTTATAAAAAGAATGGTTGTAGATGAAAAAACAGGGATAGTTATTTTAAAAAGCGATAATAAAGAATACGATGATATTTTAATAGATATAGAAAAACAAGAATATTTAAAAATCAATGGGAGAGTTATTAAAATTGTTTCAAGTAGAAAGCCAATATAA
- a CDS encoding methyltransferase domain-containing protein: protein MKKILDVCCGSKMFWFQKERDDTVYMDNRELEDVLCDGRKLEIKPDIVADFRNIPFPDNSFKLVVFDPPHLYRVGEKSWLAKKYGHLGNNWKEDLKKGFKECFRVLEINGILVFKWNEEQIKLNEILKLADIKPLFGNKRAKTHWLVFMKEE, encoded by the coding sequence ATGAAAAAAATTCTTGATGTATGCTGTGGTAGTAAGATGTTTTGGTTTCAGAAAGAGAGAGATGACACAGTGTATATGGATAATAGAGAACTTGAAGATGTGCTATGTGATGGAAGAAAGTTAGAAATAAAGCCAGACATAGTTGCAGATTTTAGAAATATACCTTTTCCAGATAACAGTTTTAAGTTAGTAGTTTTTGACCCTCCACATTTATACAGAGTTGGAGAAAAAAGCTGGTTGGCTAAAAAGTATGGCCATCTGGGTAATAACTGGAAAGAGGATTTGAAAAAAGGTTTCAAGGAATGTTTTAGAGTTCTTGAAATTAATGGAATATTAGTTTTTAAGTGGAATGAGGAACAAATAAAACTTAATGAAATATTAAAACTAGCTGATATTAAGCCTCTTTTTGGGAATAAGAGAGCTAAGACACATTGGTTAGTATTTATGAAAGAGGAGTAG
- a CDS encoding tyrosine-type recombinase/integrase: protein MKNENGTGSVYKLKGKRRKCWVARVTVGFVDGKQKRKIIGTYETRKEAQAELLGYLNNPVLYSGKTFKDVKDLWYSNYSKTVSDVTLRNVGNQLKKLEVFNDEKIKDLKLYTLQKFFDDLDSAYGSKLALRSALNMIFEFALKNEFIETNRIKFIELGKNEKVVERKIFTTDEINILFDNLDSDNRFIKKMSYATLILIYTGLRIGELMNLKTEDVDLKNNILSIVESKTIAGIRKVPISEKIINLFKDNIDYSKEYFLYNKKGGQYNYVNFFQQFQTMLELLNLERHTIHDTRHTFATLLNNANANSTSIIKLIGHSDFSMTENVYTHKDIEELRKAVNLLN, encoded by the coding sequence ATGAAAAATGAAAATGGAACAGGGAGTGTATATAAGTTAAAAGGAAAAAGGAGGAAGTGTTGGGTAGCAAGAGTTACTGTGGGTTTTGTAGATGGGAAACAAAAAAGAAAAATTATAGGAACATATGAAACTAGGAAAGAAGCACAAGCAGAATTGTTAGGCTATTTGAATAATCCTGTCTTATATAGTGGAAAGACTTTTAAAGATGTAAAAGACTTATGGTATTCTAATTACTCTAAAACTGTATCTGATGTTACTTTAAGAAATGTTGGTAATCAGTTAAAAAAATTAGAAGTCTTTAATGATGAGAAAATAAAAGACTTAAAATTATATACATTGCAAAAGTTTTTTGATGATTTAGACAGTGCTTATGGCTCAAAATTAGCACTTAGAAGTGCCTTGAATATGATATTTGAATTTGCTTTAAAAAATGAGTTTATAGAAACTAATCGGATTAAATTTATTGAATTAGGAAAAAATGAAAAAGTAGTTGAAAGAAAAATTTTTACAACTGATGAAATAAACATACTCTTTGATAACTTAGATTCTGATAACAGATTTATAAAAAAAATGTCTTATGCAACTTTAATATTGATTTATACTGGTCTTAGAATAGGAGAACTGATGAATTTAAAAACTGAAGATGTAGACCTAAAAAATAATATATTATCTATCGTAGAAAGCAAGACTATTGCAGGAATTAGAAAAGTTCCAATTTCTGAAAAAATTATAAATCTTTTTAAAGACAATATAGACTATTCAAAAGAATATTTTTTGTACAATAAAAAAGGTGGTCAATATAATTATGTTAATTTCTTTCAACAATTTCAAACAATGTTGGAGCTTCTTAATTTAGAAAGACACACAATCCACGACACAAGGCATACGTTTGCTACACTTTTAAATAATGCTAATGCAAATAGTACATCTATAATTAAGTTAATAGGTCATAGTGATTTTTCAATGACAGAAAATGTTTACACTCATAAAGATATTGAAGAACTTAGAAAAGCTGTTAATTTATTAAATTAA
- a CDS encoding YopX family protein encodes MREIKFRAWHKEKKIMGEVLGIDILHKEIFFSNEDVDCYEHTDFKDIELMQYTGLKDMREKEIYEGDILFESFGEEYFKVVFKDGSFRLETGGCSLPLKEYSHICEVVGNIYENSELLGE; translated from the coding sequence ATGAGAGAGATTAAATTTAGAGCTTGGCATAAAGAAAAAAAGATAATGGGAGAAGTGCTAGGTATTGATATTCTCCATAAAGAAATATTTTTTTCAAATGAAGATGTTGATTGTTATGAACATACAGATTTTAAAGATATTGAACTTATGCAATACACAGGATTAAAAGATATGAGGGAAAAAGAAATTTATGAAGGTGATATTCTTTTTGAGAGTTTTGGAGAAGAATATTTCAAAGTTGTCTTTAAAGATGGAAGTTTTAGATTAGAAACTGGAGGATGTTCTTTACCTTTGAAAGAATATTCGCATATTTGTGAAGTTGTAGGGAATATTTATGAAAATTCTGAATTGTTAGGGGAATAA
- a CDS encoding DUF2513 domain-containing protein — protein sequence MKMNINLIRDILLQSEINKFIFPKFEESIYKRPELEFLDKYTISEVVYHLKIIEQEKLLEMSFYRNSIEVKDLTAKGHFFLLEIRDNSVWEKTLNISKKIGVSSLTALKDIAVQVSSSLIVNYFK from the coding sequence ATGAAAATGAATATTAATTTAATTCGTGATATTTTATTACAATCTGAAATCAATAAATTTATTTTCCCAAAATTTGAAGAAAGTATTTATAAAAGACCTGAATTAGAATTTTTAGATAAATATACAATTTCAGAAGTTGTTTATCATTTAAAAATAATTGAACAAGAAAAACTTTTAGAAATGTCTTTTTATAGAAATAGCATAGAAGTTAAAGACTTAACAGCAAAAGGTCATTTCTTTCTTTTAGAAATTAGGGATAACTCTGTTTGGGAAAAAACACTTAACATATCTAAAAAAATAGGTGTTTCTTCACTAACTGCATTAAAAGACATCGCAGTTCAAGTTTCTTCATCTCTAATTGTTAATTATTTCAAGTGA
- a CDS encoding PH domain-containing protein, with translation MNKELLRAKVSKKIFIIPGIFTGFFLFEAGVFISIAGFSSGLIPLIIAALIITPALIKYFYTNLILYDKKIRGEVGFFKSQTLDAPLDKINDVYVSQGILGRMLGYGNICISTSSSAFKFKGILYADFFKNKVLEQIEIYKKEQIENQAKLMAEAMKNINK, from the coding sequence ATGAATAAGGAATTACTTAGAGCAAAAGTTAGTAAAAAAATTTTTATTATTCCTGGGATTTTTACAGGTTTCTTTTTATTTGAAGCAGGTGTGTTTATTTCAATAGCAGGTTTTTCATCTGGACTTATACCATTAATAATAGCTGCATTAATTATAACACCAGCATTAATTAAGTATTTTTACACAAATCTAATACTCTATGATAAAAAAATTAGAGGAGAAGTTGGTTTTTTTAAAAGCCAAACATTAGATGCTCCATTAGACAAGATTAATGACGTTTATGTTAGTCAAGGTATTTTAGGAAGAATGTTAGGATATGGGAATATATGTATTTCAACTTCTTCTAGTGCATTTAAGTTTAAAGGAATACTGTATGCTGATTTTTTTAAAAATAAAGTTTTAGAACAAATTGAAATTTATAAAAAGGAACAAATAGAAAATCAAGCTAAATTAATGGCAGAAGCTATGAAAAATATAAATAAATAG
- a CDS encoding DNA-methyltransferase: protein MEQVKKEIKCELYNDHMQNFKVYNIPKAQLIIADIPYNLGNNAYASSPEWYINGDNKNGESSKANKAFFDTDHNFKIAEFMHFCQKMLKKEPKEKGKAPCMIIFCAFQQINTLIEYAKKYGFENYIPIFFIKQSSPQVLKANMKIVGATEYALIFYRDKLPKFNNNGKMIKNWFNWEKDNKEKVKKIHPTQKPIAILKRLIEIFTDAGDVVIDPCAGSGTTLRAAKELKRNSYGFEIKKDMYSLALEHMINYKDPQMTFNF, encoded by the coding sequence ATGGAACAAGTAAAGAAAGAGATTAAATGTGAGTTGTATAACGACCATATGCAAAATTTTAAGGTATACAACATACCAAAAGCACAGCTAATCATTGCAGATATACCTTATAACCTAGGGAATAATGCTTATGCAAGTAGTCCTGAATGGTATATAAATGGAGATAATAAAAATGGAGAAAGCAGCAAAGCAAATAAAGCATTTTTTGACACGGATCATAATTTTAAGATTGCTGAATTTATGCATTTTTGTCAAAAGATGTTAAAAAAAGAACCGAAAGAAAAAGGGAAGGCTCCTTGTATGATTATTTTTTGTGCATTTCAACAAATAAATACTTTAATTGAATATGCTAAAAAATATGGTTTTGAAAACTATATCCCAATATTTTTTATAAAACAAAGTAGCCCACAGGTTTTGAAAGCTAATATGAAAATCGTAGGAGCTACTGAATATGCGCTGATTTTTTATAGAGATAAGTTACCAAAATTTAATAATAATGGCAAGATGATAAAAAATTGGTTTAACTGGGAGAAAGATAACAAGGAAAAAGTTAAGAAAATACATCCAACGCAAAAGCCAATAGCAATATTAAAAAGATTGATAGAAATATTTACAGATGCTGGAGATGTAGTAATTGACCCTTGTGCTGGTAGTGGAACAACATTAAGAGCAGCAAAAGAATTAAAAAGAAATTCATATGGTTTTGAGATAAAAAAAGATATGTATAGTTTAGCACTAGAACATATGATTAATTATAAAGACCCACAAATGACTTTTAATTTTTAG
- a CDS encoding siphovirus Gp157 family protein, with translation MKFYDVAKDYIERMEYLEQGINSETGEMTDNSNQLAIWTDELTKDLKDKSANVIAVVRNQELTIEALDTEIERLKAMKDSIEKKLDKFKCYIKSAMVVNGIEKIETPIGNIKFTKSTAVEIYDEKLIDKKFIKIETKEKISKTDIKNALKAGEEVQGARLVENKNLKIG, from the coding sequence ATGAAATTTTATGATGTAGCAAAAGACTATATAGAAAGAATGGAATATTTAGAACAAGGTATCAATTCAGAAACAGGAGAAATGACAGATAATTCAAATCAGTTAGCAATATGGACTGATGAACTTACAAAAGATTTAAAAGATAAATCTGCTAATGTAATTGCAGTTGTCAGAAATCAAGAGCTTACTATTGAGGCTCTTGATACTGAGATAGAAAGATTAAAAGCTATGAAAGATAGCATTGAAAAGAAATTAGATAAGTTTAAATGCTATATAAAAAGTGCAATGGTTGTTAATGGTATAGAAAAGATTGAAACTCCAATAGGTAATATTAAATTTACTAAGTCAACAGCAGTTGAAATCTATGACGAAAAGTTAATAGATAAGAAATTTATTAAGATTGAAACAAAAGAAAAAATTTCAAAAACTGATATAAAAAATGCTCTAAAAGCTGGGGAAGAAGTCCAAGGCGCAAGACTTGTAGAAAACAAAAATTTAAAGATAGGATAG
- a CDS encoding dUTP diphosphatase, whose translation MEFKRPENFEDILKLQKHLDENLNNVRERTLKDIKLSLIAEVIEFNEETPESHKTWKTKPYDKEKELEEFTDIWFFLAQMVNFKLEISDNFVEIKNEITKLFDDRTNLKLIYQPNIENLIMSVLYGNDFQILQNLIIISYNKGYTKDDILNCYWEKWQKNMKRIGKEWN comes from the coding sequence ATGGAATTTAAAAGACCAGAAAATTTTGAAGATATATTAAAATTACAAAAACATTTAGATGAAAATTTGAATAATGTTAGAGAAAGAACGCTTAAAGATATTAAATTATCTTTAATAGCAGAAGTAATAGAGTTCAATGAAGAAACACCTGAAAGCCATAAGACTTGGAAAACTAAGCCTTACGACAAAGAAAAAGAATTAGAAGAATTTACTGATATTTGGTTTTTTCTAGCACAAATGGTTAATTTTAAATTAGAAATATCTGATAATTTTGTTGAAATAAAAAATGAAATTACAAAATTATTTGATGATAGAACAAATTTAAAATTAATTTATCAGCCTAATATAGAAAATTTAATTATGAGTGTGCTTTATGGAAATGACTTTCAAATACTCCAAAATTTAATAATTATTTCATATAATAAAGGCTACACAAAAGATGATATTCTTAATTGCTACTGGGAAAAGTGGCAAAAGAATATGAAAAGAATTGGGAAGGAGTGGAATTGA
- a CDS encoding putative HNHc nuclease, whose protein sequence is MKGEFTKIYDGFDTVKNAQAFLISSIINKDNLTVDELTENVIKALQSLAIQNGGFSLSLGSLTQKQANDFVKWLFEMAIYWEIPLRQEIRDLFAEDYQDTFIWVTLKKKICCICGKPGELQHFDRVGSSGYKSDTGLNYRVMCLCREHHDEADNCISRIDFMKKYHLTGIYLSPEQVKELKKVYKGHFQAFKEE, encoded by the coding sequence ATGAAGGGAGAGTTTACTAAAATCTATGATGGTTTTGATACTGTTAAAAATGCTCAGGCGTTCCTAATTTCTTCAATAATAAACAAGGACAACCTAACAGTAGATGAGTTGACAGAAAATGTTATAAAGGCATTACAGAGCCTAGCAATTCAAAATGGTGGATTTAGTTTATCACTTGGAAGCCTAACTCAAAAACAAGCCAATGATTTTGTTAAGTGGCTATTTGAAATGGCTATCTATTGGGAGATACCACTTAGACAAGAAATAAGAGATTTGTTTGCTGAAGATTATCAAGATACTTTTATATGGGTAACTCTAAAAAAGAAAATATGTTGTATCTGTGGAAAGCCAGGAGAGTTACAACATTTTGATAGAGTTGGAAGCTCAGGCTATAAATCAGATACAGGGCTAAATTATAGAGTAATGTGCTTATGTAGAGAGCACCACGACGAAGCTGATAACTGTATCAGTAGGATTGATTTTATGAAAAAATATCACTTGACAGGGATATACCTAAGTCCAGAACAAGTGAAAGAATTGAAGAAAGTATATAAAGGACACTTTCAAGCATTTAAGGAGGAGTAA